In Candidatus Cohnella colombiensis, one DNA window encodes the following:
- a CDS encoding ABC transporter ATP-binding protein yields the protein MLKLFRYLKPYRWPVIMVMVLVLLQCLCELYLPTLMADIVNDGVVKGNTGYIWQIGAFMIGVTAVGTVVSILASYLSARISAGFGRDVRNKTFIHVSNFSLQEFDQIGTASLITRTTNDITQVQQVLVMMLRMMVMAPMMCIGGLIMAVSKDATLSLIFVAAIPILALTILIIAGKGIPYFKVMQKKIDKLNLVLREGLTGMRVIRSFNRFEHERKRFDGANRDLMNTAVRVNQIMAFMMPMMMLILNFSSIAIIWYGGLRVGSGHMQVGDLMAFLQYAMQIMFSLMMVSMMFVLVPRGSASAVRINEVLKMDTAIRDNARDTVNDSARGEVEFDQVSFRYPGAEAPAISDISFRARPGEVTAIIGGTGSGKSTLISLVPRFYDIEAGAVRVDGIDVREFSIDQLRSMIGLVPQKALLFSGSVTDNIRYGKPDATEEEVHHAAQIAQASSFIEEMPEGYESPISQGGMNVSGGQKQRLSIARALIRKPLIYLFDDSFSALDFKTDAKLRAALKDETREATLIIVAQRVSTVMDADRIVVLEEGRVAGIGTHRELMGSCSIYREIVASQLSEEEIA from the coding sequence ATGTTGAAGTTGTTTCGTTACTTGAAGCCTTATCGGTGGCCTGTCATCATGGTTATGGTGTTGGTGCTTCTACAATGTTTATGTGAGCTTTACTTGCCAACATTGATGGCTGACATCGTTAACGACGGTGTTGTGAAGGGAAATACGGGTTATATTTGGCAGATTGGTGCGTTTATGATTGGTGTAACTGCTGTAGGTACAGTCGTATCGATCCTAGCTAGTTATTTGTCGGCACGGATTTCCGCAGGTTTCGGTCGGGATGTGCGCAATAAGACGTTCATACATGTGTCGAATTTCTCATTGCAGGAATTCGATCAAATCGGGACGGCTTCACTCATTACACGGACGACGAACGATATTACACAAGTGCAGCAAGTGCTTGTCATGATGTTGCGAATGATGGTTATGGCACCGATGATGTGTATCGGTGGATTAATTATGGCGGTATCCAAAGACGCGACGCTGTCGCTCATCTTCGTAGCTGCGATTCCGATTTTGGCATTAACCATTCTGATCATTGCAGGCAAAGGAATTCCGTACTTCAAAGTGATGCAGAAAAAAATCGACAAGCTCAACCTCGTATTACGTGAAGGCTTGACGGGCATGCGCGTTATCCGTTCGTTTAATCGATTCGAACATGAACGCAAGCGGTTTGATGGTGCAAATCGGGATCTAATGAATACGGCTGTTCGCGTCAATCAGATTATGGCGTTTATGATGCCTATGATGATGCTGATCCTGAATTTCTCATCTATTGCTATTATATGGTACGGTGGCTTGCGAGTCGGAAGCGGGCATATGCAGGTCGGTGATTTGATGGCTTTCTTGCAATATGCGATGCAAATTATGTTCTCTCTTATGATGGTGTCGATGATGTTTGTGCTCGTTCCTCGTGGTTCAGCTTCTGCGGTTCGGATCAATGAGGTGCTGAAGATGGATACTGCGATTAGAGATAATGCTCGTGATACAGTGAACGACTCGGCACGTGGCGAAGTGGAGTTCGATCAAGTTTCCTTCCGCTATCCGGGTGCTGAAGCTCCAGCGATTTCTGATATCTCATTCCGAGCGCGTCCTGGAGAAGTGACTGCAATCATCGGAGGTACGGGTTCAGGGAAGTCAACATTGATCAGCTTAGTTCCCCGTTTCTACGATATTGAAGCGGGAGCTGTGCGTGTCGATGGTATCGATGTGCGCGAATTTTCTATTGATCAGCTCAGATCGATGATTGGTCTTGTTCCTCAGAAGGCGTTATTATTCTCAGGCTCTGTTACAGACAACATACGTTATGGTAAGCCTGATGCGACAGAGGAAGAGGTTCATCACGCTGCACAAATCGCCCAAGCGAGCTCATTCATTGAAGAGATGCCGGAAGGATACGAATCTCCAATTTCACAAGGGGGGATGAACGTATCTGGCGGTCAGAAGCAACGTTTGTCCATTGCGCGGGCGCTCATACGTAAACCTCTCATCTATTTGTTTGATGACAGCTTTTCGGCACTAGATTTTAAGACGGATGCAAAGTTGCGAGCAGCTCTTAAAGATGAAACGAGAGAAGCAACGCTAATTATTGTGGCGCAGCGTGTAAGCACTGTAATGGACGCTGACCGGATCGTTGTACTCGAAGAAGGTCGTGTTGCCGGGATCGGAACCCATCGTGAATTAATGGGAAGCTGCAGTATTTATCGCGAGATTGTGGCTTCGCAGCTGTCAGAGGAGGAAATCGCATGA